The following coding sequences lie in one Mycobacterium gordonae genomic window:
- the catA gene encoding catechol 1,2-dioxygenase, with amino-acid sequence MITVEEPTAAASGASATERFRTDKSPFAAVADTPKDRVSELAREALSALHDTIRRHRVTYAEYDALKAWLIDVGSDGEWPLFLDVWIEHVVEEVATEHRSGSKGTIEGPYYVPGSPKCGARGAIPMREDEQGTPVHWTGRISSVDGTPLQGDIELWHADADGRYSRFAPNLPEWNLRGTFTADPDGTFEITTIRPAPYQIPTDGSCGKLIAAAGWHAWRPAHLHVMVSAVGHQRLTTQLYFPDDPHNGDDIASAVKPELMLEPQAQADGSQRVVYDFVLDPEKV; translated from the coding sequence ATGATCACCGTTGAGGAACCGACCGCGGCCGCGTCGGGCGCATCGGCAACGGAGCGATTTCGCACCGACAAGTCACCCTTCGCGGCAGTCGCGGACACACCGAAGGATCGGGTGAGCGAGCTGGCGCGCGAGGCACTTTCCGCGCTGCACGACACCATCCGCCGACACCGGGTGACCTACGCCGAGTATGACGCCCTCAAGGCGTGGCTGATCGACGTCGGGTCCGATGGCGAATGGCCGCTGTTCCTGGACGTCTGGATCGAGCATGTCGTCGAGGAGGTCGCCACCGAACATCGCAGCGGCAGCAAGGGCACCATCGAGGGCCCCTACTATGTGCCGGGCTCTCCCAAATGCGGTGCGCGCGGAGCTATCCCGATGCGCGAGGATGAGCAGGGCACCCCGGTGCACTGGACAGGAAGAATCAGCTCCGTCGACGGCACCCCGTTGCAGGGCGACATCGAACTGTGGCACGCCGATGCCGACGGCCGGTACTCCCGGTTCGCGCCGAACCTGCCCGAGTGGAACCTGCGAGGGACCTTTACCGCCGATCCGGACGGGACATTCGAGATCACCACCATCCGGCCCGCTCCGTATCAGATCCCGACCGACGGATCCTGCGGGAAGTTGATCGCCGCCGCGGGTTGGCACGCCTGGCGCCCGGCGCATCTGCACGTGATGGTTTCGGCCGTCGGCCATCAGCGGCTGACGACGCAGCTGTACTTCCCCGACGATCCGCACAACGGCGACGACATCGCCTCCGCCGTCAAGCCGGAGCTGATGCTCGAGCCCCAGGCCCAGGCCGACGGTTCGCAGAGAGTTGTCTACGACTTCGTCCTCGACCCCGAGAAGGTCTGA
- the catC gene encoding muconolactone Delta-isomerase, which translates to MLFHIRMDVHLPHNLDPQRRAALVEREKEYSQQLQRAGKWPHLWRIVGEYANYSIFDVESADELHQLLSSLPLFPFLNIEVTPLATHPSAISLTR; encoded by the coding sequence GTGCTTTTCCACATACGCATGGATGTGCACCTGCCGCACAACCTCGACCCGCAGCGGCGGGCAGCCCTGGTGGAGCGGGAGAAGGAGTACTCCCAGCAGCTGCAGCGGGCAGGCAAGTGGCCACACCTCTGGCGCATCGTCGGCGAATACGCCAATTACTCCATCTTCGATGTCGAATCGGCTGACGAACTGCATCAACTGCTGTCCAGCTTGCCGCTCTTTCCCTTCCTGAACATTGAGGTGACGCCGCTGGCGACACACCCATCGGCGATATCGCTCACGCGTTGA
- a CDS encoding LuxR C-terminal-related transcriptional regulator gives MVVSDTPDPASFATLADGDHPGWASRPVRETNAARQYREAFQGCAVDPTDDPMAVVAEAIDAKAAVVRAALESLGDVRALNALEAVLDLSSLERDLLEDGAKRRTFALLQVQEGLSKLRAVEDVAAIVDRAPRELVESCGFDRAVLFRVHEGRMVMESAYFGDDRAGAEKMVAFAQSVAPPLDHMLLETEMIRRHAPAIVRDARTDPRVNRPIIDFSLTHSYVAAPVMPTGKVIGFLHADRLHSGRVVDEIDRDTVWAFAEGFGYAYERTVLVERMRRQHAEVRRALASADEAARALQDADLDLRKIEPVERGPAARSLAEVETKVMTVLTRREIEVLRLMAAGRTNQQIADELVISSGTVKSHVKRVLRKLHATNRAEAASAYVRLATVSELG, from the coding sequence ATGGTTGTCAGCGATACGCCCGATCCCGCCTCGTTCGCGACCTTGGCCGACGGAGACCACCCAGGTTGGGCATCCCGTCCGGTCAGAGAAACCAACGCCGCACGCCAGTACCGGGAAGCCTTTCAGGGATGCGCGGTGGATCCGACTGACGACCCGATGGCGGTGGTGGCCGAGGCCATCGACGCCAAGGCGGCCGTCGTGCGAGCCGCCCTGGAGTCTCTCGGCGACGTGCGTGCGCTCAACGCGCTCGAGGCGGTGCTGGACCTGTCCTCGCTGGAACGCGACCTGCTCGAGGACGGCGCCAAGCGGCGCACCTTTGCCCTGCTTCAGGTCCAGGAAGGCCTGAGCAAGCTGCGCGCCGTCGAGGATGTCGCGGCGATCGTCGACCGGGCACCGCGAGAACTGGTCGAGTCGTGCGGATTCGACCGCGCCGTGCTGTTCCGCGTCCACGAGGGCCGGATGGTGATGGAGTCCGCATATTTCGGTGACGACCGTGCCGGCGCGGAGAAGATGGTTGCCTTTGCCCAGTCGGTGGCACCGCCGCTGGACCATATGTTGTTGGAAACGGAGATGATTCGCCGGCACGCGCCCGCCATCGTGCGGGACGCCCGCACCGACCCGCGCGTCAACCGTCCGATCATCGATTTCTCGCTCACCCATTCCTACGTGGCCGCGCCGGTCATGCCCACCGGGAAGGTCATCGGCTTCCTGCACGCCGACCGGCTGCACTCCGGTCGGGTGGTTGACGAGATCGATCGCGACACGGTCTGGGCTTTCGCCGAGGGCTTCGGTTACGCCTATGAACGCACGGTGCTGGTGGAGCGGATGCGCCGCCAGCACGCGGAGGTGCGGCGCGCCCTGGCTTCCGCAGACGAGGCCGCCCGCGCCCTGCAGGACGCCGACCTGGATCTGCGCAAGATCGAGCCCGTCGAACGTGGTCCTGCCGCAAGGTCACTGGCCGAGGTGGAGACGAAGGTGATGACCGTTCTGACCCGCCGTGAGATCGAGGTGCTGCGGCTGATGGCGGCCGGCCGGACGAACCAGCAGATTGCCGACGAACTGGTGATCTCCTCGGGCACGGTGAAGTCACACGTCAAGCGAGTGTTGCGGAAGCTGCATGCGACGAACCGTGCGGAGGCGGCCTCGGCCTACGTGCGCCTCGCGACAGTTTCCGAATTAGGTTGA
- a CDS encoding cytochrome P450, with translation MSSATVSNTDSAPETREASEALQLLTTPEGIANPYPLYDRLRGFSPVAGYRDWPPGTVPGADEPVTAWALFSYDQVFQAARDSATFSSRDPLQEASSAPSLMLVNTDPPQHEVERKLVSQAFSPRRVKRLEAWLTELVPRLLADLDEASHGGAAEVMEFAAEIPTRAMVRLLGLPDGDHVRFRRWANAFMLSSSLTPQERIASNEEMVAAFAARLAERTEHLAEEGAGCPSSQDVEDAEDLIAALLRAEVDGQRLTPAEIVRFCVTLVVAGSETTTFLIGNLLHALAREPELTARIRADRTLLNLFVEEELRLDGPPQRLFRIATRDVEVAGKLIRKGDWVALFFGSANRDPAVFPDPGRLDIDRPNIRQQLSLGHGVHFCLGASLARLEVLAVLNAVLDRYQRIALTDDPGTKQTASLLTHAYVRLPLHLS, from the coding sequence ATGTCATCTGCGACCGTCTCGAACACCGACTCCGCGCCTGAAACCCGCGAAGCCAGCGAAGCCCTGCAGTTGCTCACAACTCCTGAAGGCATCGCCAACCCCTATCCGCTCTATGACCGGCTCAGGGGATTCTCACCGGTTGCGGGATATCGGGATTGGCCGCCGGGGACCGTGCCCGGCGCCGACGAACCCGTCACCGCGTGGGCGCTGTTCAGTTACGACCAGGTATTCCAGGCCGCACGCGACAGCGCCACCTTCTCGTCGCGGGATCCGCTGCAGGAGGCCTCGTCCGCACCGAGCCTGATGCTGGTCAATACCGATCCACCCCAGCACGAAGTGGAACGAAAGCTGGTCAGCCAGGCGTTCTCTCCACGCCGCGTGAAGCGACTGGAGGCCTGGCTCACGGAGCTGGTCCCGCGCCTGCTGGCCGACCTTGACGAGGCTTCCCACGGCGGCGCCGCCGAGGTCATGGAGTTCGCCGCCGAGATCCCCACCCGGGCCATGGTGCGACTCCTGGGGTTACCGGACGGCGACCACGTGCGGTTCCGGCGCTGGGCCAACGCATTCATGCTGTCGTCGTCGCTGACCCCACAAGAACGCATCGCCAGCAACGAGGAGATGGTGGCGGCCTTCGCGGCGCGGTTGGCCGAGCGCACCGAACATCTGGCCGAAGAAGGAGCCGGATGCCCGAGCAGTCAGGACGTCGAGGACGCGGAGGACCTGATCGCCGCGCTGCTACGCGCCGAGGTGGACGGGCAGCGGCTCACCCCGGCGGAGATCGTCCGGTTCTGCGTCACACTCGTGGTCGCCGGCAGCGAAACGACGACGTTCCTGATCGGCAATCTGCTGCACGCGCTGGCGCGCGAACCCGAGCTCACCGCGCGGATTCGCGCCGACCGCACGCTACTGAATCTGTTCGTGGAAGAAGAGCTTCGGCTCGACGGGCCGCCGCAGCGGCTCTTCCGCATTGCGACCCGCGACGTCGAGGTGGCCGGCAAGCTGATTCGCAAAGGCGACTGGGTGGCGCTGTTCTTCGGCTCGGCGAATCGCGATCCCGCAGTGTTTCCTGACCCCGGACGCCTCGACATCGACCGTCCCAACATCCGCCAGCAACTCTCCCTCGGACACGGCGTGCACTTCTGCCTCGGCGCGTCGTTGGCGCGGCTGGAGGTCTTGGCGGTGCTCAACGCCGTCTTGGACCGCTATCAGCGGATCGCGCTCACCGATGATCCGGGCACAAAGCAGACCGCGAGCCTGCTGACTCACGCTTATGTCCGCCTGCCCCTTCATCTTTCATGA
- a CDS encoding nuclear transport factor 2 family protein, giving the protein MNESRNIAATEAIYRAVPLGDMPTVLAHLDSDVRISYYGTARIPYAGDYHGIEEAITFLDKVGQAIEIIEMAPWKFIAQGDDLATWGRQRFRRRTTGHEWETEFAHIITLREGRWLYFRDFANSALALEAFSA; this is encoded by the coding sequence ATGAACGAGTCACGCAACATCGCCGCGACCGAGGCGATCTACCGGGCAGTGCCGCTGGGTGATATGCCCACCGTGTTGGCACATCTGGATTCCGACGTGCGCATCAGCTATTACGGCACCGCGAGGATCCCGTATGCCGGCGACTACCACGGCATCGAGGAGGCGATCACGTTCCTCGACAAGGTGGGACAAGCGATCGAGATCATCGAGATGGCGCCGTGGAAGTTCATCGCGCAGGGTGACGATCTGGCGACCTGGGGCCGGCAGCGTTTCCGCCGCCGTACCACCGGTCACGAGTGGGAGACAGAATTCGCGCACATCATCACGCTGCGCGAGGGCCGCTGGCTGTACTTTCGCGATTTCGCGAATTCCGCGCTCGCCCTCGAGGCTTTCAGCGCATGA
- a CDS encoding ferredoxin, whose protein sequence is MRVTANREICMSAGICVMTADAVFSQDADGIVVVASPDVRAGEERRARNAVTLCPSGALQLVP, encoded by the coding sequence ATGAGAGTCACGGCCAACCGCGAGATCTGCATGTCCGCCGGCATCTGCGTGATGACGGCCGATGCGGTGTTCAGCCAGGACGCCGACGGCATCGTCGTCGTGGCCTCTCCGGACGTGCGCGCGGGAGAGGAGCGCCGGGCGCGCAACGCCGTCACCCTGTGCCCCTCGGGGGCGCTGCAACTGGTGCCGTGA
- a CDS encoding MlaE family ABC transporter permease: MVIAVGRAATPVRAIGDFFAMSLDTFMAMVRPPFAWREYLLQCWFVARVSTLPGILMTIPWAVISGFLFNVLLTDIGAADFSGTGCAIFTVDQSAPIVTVLVVAGAGSTAMCADLGARTIREELDALRVMGINPIQALAVPRVLAATTISLALSSIVTATGLIGAFFCSVFLMHVSAGAWVSGLTTLTHTIDVVISMIKATLFGLMAGLIACYKGMSVGGGPAGVGRAVNETVVFAFIVLFVINIIVTAVGMPFMVS, from the coding sequence ATGGTGATTGCGGTCGGCCGAGCAGCCACACCGGTCCGCGCGATCGGCGACTTCTTCGCGATGTCACTGGACACCTTCATGGCCATGGTCCGGCCCCCGTTCGCCTGGCGGGAGTACCTGTTGCAGTGCTGGTTCGTCGCTCGGGTGTCCACGCTCCCAGGAATTTTGATGACCATTCCGTGGGCGGTGATTTCGGGTTTCCTCTTCAATGTCCTCCTGACCGACATCGGCGCCGCCGATTTCTCCGGCACCGGTTGCGCGATCTTCACCGTGGATCAGAGCGCTCCCATCGTGACGGTGCTGGTTGTCGCCGGCGCGGGATCCACTGCCATGTGCGCCGATCTCGGTGCGCGAACCATCCGTGAGGAACTCGACGCGCTGCGGGTGATGGGCATCAATCCCATTCAGGCGCTTGCGGTTCCGCGGGTCTTGGCGGCCACCACCATCTCGCTGGCCCTGAGTTCGATCGTGACCGCGACCGGTCTGATCGGTGCCTTCTTCTGCTCGGTGTTCCTGATGCATGTCTCGGCCGGCGCCTGGGTCAGCGGTCTGACCACGCTGACCCACACGATCGACGTCGTCATCTCGATGATCAAAGCGACACTGTTCGGTCTGATGGCAGGATTGATCGCCTGCTACAAAGGCATGTCGGTCGGCGGGGGTCCCGCCGGTGTCGGTCGCGCCGTCAACGAGACGGTGGTGTTCGCTTTCATCGTCCTGTTCGTCATCAACATCATCGTCACCGCCGTCGGCATGCCGTTCATGGTGTCATGA
- a CDS encoding ABC transporter permease, which translates to MTMTQSVAAEWNRLGSQMRFYVSTLTGIPDAVLHYRGELLRVIAQMGLGVGTLAVIGGTVVIVGFLAMTTGAIVAVQGYNQFASVGVEALTGFASAFFNTREIQPGTVMVALAATVGAGATAQLGAMRINEEIDALEVIGIRSVSYLASTRVLAGVIVAVPLFCVGLMTAYLAARLGTTAVYGQGSGVYDHYFNTFLRPTDVLWSSFEVVVVALVIMLVCTYYGYNAHGGPAGVGEAVGRAVRASMVIASIAIVIMTLAIYGQSPNFHLAS; encoded by the coding sequence ATGACGATGACGCAAAGCGTTGCTGCCGAATGGAATCGGCTGGGATCCCAGATGCGGTTCTACGTCAGCACACTGACCGGTATTCCCGATGCGGTGCTGCACTACCGCGGCGAACTGCTCCGCGTGATCGCCCAGATGGGTTTGGGCGTGGGCACTCTCGCGGTAATCGGCGGAACGGTCGTCATCGTCGGGTTCCTGGCCATGACCACCGGTGCGATCGTTGCGGTGCAGGGCTACAACCAATTCGCCTCGGTCGGGGTAGAGGCGCTGACCGGGTTTGCGTCCGCATTCTTCAACACCCGGGAGATCCAGCCGGGAACCGTGATGGTCGCACTGGCGGCCACGGTGGGCGCCGGGGCCACCGCGCAACTCGGAGCGATGCGGATCAACGAGGAAATCGACGCCCTGGAGGTGATCGGCATCCGCAGCGTCAGCTATCTGGCGAGCACCCGGGTACTGGCGGGAGTGATCGTCGCCGTGCCGCTGTTCTGCGTCGGGTTGATGACGGCCTATCTGGCCGCCCGGTTGGGCACCACCGCGGTCTACGGGCAGGGTTCCGGTGTCTACGACCACTACTTCAACACCTTCCTGCGGCCTACTGACGTGCTCTGGTCGTCGTTCGAGGTCGTCGTCGTGGCCCTGGTGATCATGCTGGTGTGCACCTATTACGGCTACAACGCGCACGGCGGGCCGGCCGGGGTGGGCGAGGCCGTCGGGCGCGCGGTGCGGGCCTCGATGGTCATCGCATCGATCGCCATCGTCATCATGACGCTCGCCATCTACGGCCAGTCCCCGAACTTCCACCTGGCGAGCTAG
- a CDS encoding MCE family protein translates to MSSGPGRHRLHDGWWTLILLATIGIVVVVTAVSFDGTLRSYVPVTLTADRSGLVMDTDAKVMMRGVQIGRVSHIADDRSGTRLALQLDPDQMRYIPANVEAQISATTAFGAKFVELVVPQQPSRARLAAGAVVHSKNVSTEINTVFENVVSLLNVIDPLKLNAVLTAVADALRGQGERIGRATTDLNEVLTALNARSETIRRDWKSLRSFSDTYNAAAQDILTIMDAASTTSTTVVGHAKELDSLLLSVIGLSSSGTTLLGGSRDNLAASVNLLEPTTRLLGKYSPEYTCFLQGVTWYLNNGGYEAWGGGDGRTLQLDVALLLGNDPYAYPDNLPLVAAKGGPGGRPGCGSLPDASKNFPVREVVTNTGWGTGIDIRPNPGLGHPCWADYFPVTRAVPEPPSIRQCLPGPAIGPNPGGPPYGAALYGPGGVPLWPGVPPAEPGPP, encoded by the coding sequence ATGAGCAGTGGTCCAGGTCGGCACCGTCTGCACGACGGGTGGTGGACGCTGATCCTGTTGGCCACCATCGGCATCGTCGTGGTCGTGACGGCGGTGTCCTTCGACGGAACACTGCGCTCGTATGTACCGGTCACGTTGACCGCGGACCGCTCCGGGCTGGTCATGGACACCGACGCCAAGGTCATGATGCGCGGCGTGCAAATAGGCCGGGTCAGCCATATCGCCGATGACCGGTCGGGGACCCGGCTGGCGCTGCAGCTTGACCCTGATCAAATGCGCTACATCCCAGCCAATGTCGAGGCGCAGATCAGCGCCACCACCGCATTCGGCGCAAAGTTCGTTGAGCTGGTGGTACCGCAGCAGCCGAGTCGCGCGCGACTGGCGGCCGGGGCGGTTGTGCACTCGAAGAACGTGAGTACCGAGATCAACACCGTCTTCGAGAACGTGGTCAGCCTGCTCAACGTGATCGACCCGCTCAAACTCAACGCGGTGCTGACCGCGGTGGCCGACGCCTTACGAGGCCAGGGCGAACGGATCGGCAGGGCCACCACCGATCTCAACGAAGTGTTGACGGCGCTCAACGCCCGTAGCGAGACCATTCGCCGGGACTGGAAGTCCTTACGAAGTTTCTCCGACACCTACAACGCGGCCGCCCAGGACATCTTGACCATCATGGATGCCGCGAGCACCACCAGCACCACGGTGGTCGGCCACGCCAAAGAGCTGGATTCGTTGCTACTCAGCGTCATTGGCCTGTCCAGCTCCGGCACCACCCTGCTGGGCGGTAGTAGAGACAACCTCGCCGCATCGGTCAATCTGCTGGAGCCGACGACCCGGCTGCTGGGCAAATACAGCCCCGAGTACACCTGCTTCCTGCAGGGTGTCACGTGGTATCTCAACAACGGCGGCTACGAGGCGTGGGGTGGTGGTGACGGCCGCACCCTCCAACTCGACGTCGCCTTGCTGCTGGGCAATGATCCGTATGCATACCCGGACAACCTGCCGTTGGTCGCCGCCAAGGGCGGTCCCGGCGGCAGGCCCGGGTGCGGGTCACTACCCGACGCCAGCAAGAACTTCCCGGTACGCGAAGTAGTCACCAATACCGGATGGGGCACCGGCATCGACATCCGGCCCAATCCCGGTCTCGGACATCCTTGTTGGGCCGACTACTTCCCGGTGACCCGCGCCGTACCCGAGCCGCCGTCGATCCGGCAATGCCTCCCCGGCCCGGCCATCGGTCCCAACCCGGGTGGCCCGCCTTACGGGGCGGCGCTCTACGGCCCTGGGGGTGTGCCGCTCTGGCCAGGGGTGCCACCGGCAGAACCGGGCCCGCCATGA
- a CDS encoding virulence factor Mce family protein, producing the protein MRDNLRGVILRLGVFLTICVLTAFVLVAVFGEVRFAAGKTYYAEFTNVSNLRQGKLVRIAGVEVGKVTKISINPDATVRVEFTAEDSVTLTEGTQAVIRYDNLFGDRYLALEEGPGGLAALRPGQTIPLARTKPALDLDALIGGFKPLFRALNPDQVNALSEQLLQAFQGQGPTIDSFLDQAAVLTNTLADRDQLIGQVVDNLNVVLGSLGGQSDRLDQAVLSLSQLVHGLAERKTDISNAVAYTNAAAGSIADLLSQARKPFTKVVQETDRVAGIALADHDYLDNLLNTLPDRYQALVRQGMYGDFFAFYLCDIVLKVNGKGGQPVYVKVAGQPTGRCAPK; encoded by the coding sequence ATGCGGGACAATCTAAGAGGGGTCATCCTGCGCCTCGGTGTCTTCCTGACAATCTGCGTGCTGACCGCCTTCGTGCTGGTCGCCGTCTTCGGTGAGGTGCGGTTCGCAGCCGGCAAGACCTACTACGCCGAGTTCACCAACGTCTCAAACCTGCGGCAGGGCAAACTCGTTCGCATCGCCGGCGTCGAGGTCGGCAAGGTCACCAAGATCTCCATCAACCCCGATGCGACCGTGCGTGTCGAATTCACCGCCGAGGATTCGGTCACCCTCACCGAAGGCACCCAAGCCGTCATCCGCTACGACAACCTGTTCGGAGACCGCTACCTGGCCCTGGAGGAAGGACCCGGCGGTCTGGCCGCACTTCGTCCCGGCCAGACGATTCCGTTGGCGCGCACCAAGCCGGCCCTGGATCTGGATGCCCTGATCGGCGGCTTCAAACCGCTGTTCCGGGCGCTGAATCCCGATCAGGTCAACGCGCTGAGCGAACAACTACTACAAGCGTTCCAGGGGCAGGGGCCCACCATCGACTCTTTCCTGGACCAGGCCGCGGTCCTGACCAACACGCTGGCCGACCGCGATCAGCTGATCGGGCAGGTCGTCGACAACCTCAACGTCGTGTTGGGTTCGCTTGGCGGCCAGAGCGATCGGCTCGACCAGGCAGTGCTCTCCCTGTCGCAGCTGGTGCACGGACTGGCCGAACGCAAGACCGACATCTCCAATGCGGTGGCCTACACTAACGCCGCGGCCGGATCGATCGCCGACCTGCTGTCACAGGCCCGCAAGCCGTTCACCAAAGTCGTGCAGGAGACGGATCGGGTCGCCGGTATAGCGCTGGCCGACCACGACTATCTCGACAATCTGCTGAACACCCTGCCGGACCGGTACCAGGCACTGGTGCGCCAAGGCATGTACGGCGACTTCTTCGCCTTCTATCTGTGCGACATCGTGCTCAAGGTCAACGGCAAAGGGGGACAACCCGTCTACGTCAAGGTGGCCGGCCAGCCTACGGGACGGTGCGCGCCAAAATGA
- a CDS encoding MCE family protein yields the protein MRSFAERNRLVIGAVGIVGVTAAVVGALEYQRLPFFDHGRTVSAYFADAGGLRTDNTVEVSGYPVGRVSSIELDGPGVLVTFNIEDDIRLGERTEVAIKTKGLLGSKFLDVLPRGDGRLTGPIPIERTMSPYQLPDALGDLATTISGLNTSQLSASLDMLSKTFADTPTDFRNAVKGVARLAQTLDERDAQLRGLLDNAAKATAVLAKRTDQIVDLVRDTNAVLTQLRTQSAALDQIWTNMSAVSKQLQAFIAENRQQLRPALDKLNGVLAIVENRKERLQQAIPLLNSYVMSLGESLSSGPFFKAYVVNLLPGQFVQPFISAAFSDLGLDPATLLPSQLTDPPTGQPGTPALPVPYPRTGQGGEPRLTVPDAITGNPGDPRYPYRPEPPAPPPGGPPPGPPAQQPAGGTP from the coding sequence ATGAGAAGCTTCGCCGAACGCAATCGGCTCGTCATCGGCGCGGTGGGCATTGTCGGCGTGACCGCAGCGGTGGTGGGCGCCTTGGAGTACCAGCGTTTGCCGTTCTTCGATCACGGCAGGACGGTCTCCGCCTACTTCGCGGACGCGGGAGGGCTACGGACCGACAACACCGTAGAGGTGTCCGGCTACCCGGTGGGCAGGGTGTCCAGCATCGAGCTGGACGGGCCCGGCGTCCTGGTCACGTTCAATATTGAGGACGACATCCGGCTGGGCGAGCGCACCGAGGTGGCGATCAAGACCAAGGGTCTGCTGGGCAGCAAGTTCCTCGATGTGCTGCCCCGCGGCGACGGCCGGCTCACCGGTCCGATCCCCATCGAGCGGACCATGTCGCCCTACCAATTGCCGGATGCACTGGGAGATTTGGCCACCACGATCAGCGGGCTGAACACCAGCCAGCTGTCCGCCTCGCTGGACATGCTGTCGAAGACCTTCGCCGACACACCGACGGATTTCCGGAACGCTGTCAAGGGAGTGGCCCGACTCGCGCAGACTCTCGACGAGCGGGACGCCCAGCTGCGCGGCCTGCTCGACAATGCCGCCAAAGCCACCGCAGTACTGGCCAAGCGCACCGACCAGATCGTGGATCTGGTGCGCGACACGAACGCGGTGCTCACACAGTTGCGGACCCAAAGTGCGGCGCTGGATCAGATCTGGACGAACATGTCCGCGGTGTCGAAGCAATTGCAGGCTTTTATCGCCGAGAACCGGCAGCAATTGCGGCCGGCACTGGACAAGCTCAACGGGGTGCTGGCCATCGTCGAGAACCGCAAAGAACGCCTGCAGCAGGCGATTCCCTTGCTGAACTCCTACGTGATGTCACTGGGTGAATCACTGTCCTCGGGTCCGTTCTTCAAGGCTTATGTGGTCAATCTCCTACCGGGCCAGTTTGTTCAGCCGTTCATCAGCGCCGCCTTCTCCGACCTCGGTTTGGATCCGGCCACCCTGCTGCCGTCGCAACTGACCGACCCTCCGACCGGTCAGCCCGGAACCCCGGCGTTGCCGGTCCCGTACCCGCGAACCGGGCAGGGCGGCGAACCACGGTTGACTGTGCCCGACGCCATCACCGGCAACCCCGGTGACCCGCGGTATCCGTACCGTCCGGAGCCGCCGGCCCCGCCGCCCGGCGGTCCGCCTCCCGGCCCACCAGCGCAGCAGCCGGCGGGAGGTACTCCGTGA